In a single window of the Biomphalaria glabrata chromosome 5, xgBioGlab47.1, whole genome shotgun sequence genome:
- the LOC106064364 gene encoding acyl-coenzyme A diphosphatase NUDT19-like, which produces MAAVLKHWREAASLILVTSNSARLGTQLTQLNLTAAHDSAAKRFNNGSSKNDEINIQSDAGENFEVLMLKRSSKSKFMPNVYIFPGGVAVDSDFSSKWLSVFNKMGSDICKKMFEAMSSKSCQAAPMFTRQRDSAFTSIPSEVAFRICAIRETFEESGVLLVQPAKQLSYPPDSIYKSNGSLSTGLIHENVTLLSDWRDRVNRDPNEFLLMCQELDLIPEVWSLFEWSNFLTPPRDMMSSYRFDTIFYVCCIDHKPRASHDFGETVNTIWGSPSSILSAYFRQKSGLAPPQLYELARLMNFTSTSDLLDILCQPERDRVERWCPLTVACQDGVLFVMPGDDLYPDQADLMSKKEYKFDESIEALNRKFPKHHRMFYKDHATMGCVDFNVTIKPRKGHVVPRIDLLNKLKTSSNL; this is translated from the exons ATGGCCGCTGTTTTGAAGCACTGGCGAGAAGCTGCAAGTCTAATACTTGTAACTTCGAACAGTGCCAGACTTGGCACACAACTGACTCAATTAAATTTAACTGCAGCCCATGATTCAGCTGCTAAACGTTTTAATAATGGCTCTAGTAAAAATGATGAAATTAATATTCAATCAGACGCAGGTGAAAATTTTGAAGTGCTGATGTTAAAACGAAGTAGTAAAAGTAAATTTATGcccaatgtttatatttttcctGGGGGTGTTGCTGTAGACAGCGACTTTTCTTCAAAGTGGCTTTCTGTTTTCAACAAAATGGGTTCAGACATTTGCAAGAAAATGTTTGAGGCCATGTCCTCTAAGTCTTGTCAAGCTGCTCCAATGTTTACTCGTCAAAGGGATTCAGCTTTCACTTCTATTCCCTCAGAAGTAGCCTTCCGTATCTGTGCTATTAGAGAAACGTTTGAAGAGTCTGGAGTACTCTTGGTACAGCCAGCCAAGCAATTATCCTATCCTCCTGACTCAATATATAAAAGTAATGGTTCTTTAAGCACTGGATTGATACACGAAAATGTCACCCTTCTCAGCGATTGGCGTGATCGAGTAAATAGAGATCCAAATGAATTTCTATTAATGTGTCAGGAATTGGACTTAATACCAGAAGTCTGGTCACTGTTTGAATGGTCAAACTTTCTGACTCCCCCAAGAGACATGATGAGTAGCTATCGATTTGATACtatattttatgtgtgttgtATTGACCATAAACCAAGAGCATCACATGATTTTGGTGAAACAGTGAATACTATA TGGGGATCACCAAGTTCTATATTGTCAGCTTACTTCAGGCAGAAGTCTGGCTTGGCACCCCCACAGCTGTATGAATTAGCCAGGCTAATGAATTTTACCTCAACCAGTGACCTTTTGGACATTCTCTGTCAGCCAGAAAGGGACAGAGTAGAAAGATGGTGTCCCCTCACAGTCGCTTGCCAAGATGGTGTCTTATTTGTAATGCCAG GTGATGACCTGTACCCTGACCAAGCTGACCTTATGTCTAAaaaggaatataaatttgatgAGAGCATCGAAGCTCTAAATAGAAAGTTTCCTAAACATCACAGAATGTTTTATAAAGATCATGCCACAATGGGCTGTGTTGATTTCAATGTCACAATTAAACCCAGAAAAGGTCATGTGGTTCCACGGATAGACTTGCTGAATAAATTAAAGACAAGTTCTAAtctgtag